In the genome of Pyrobaculum islandicum DSM 4184, the window GTTGACATAGCCCTTTTCTTTCAACTGTCTCCTTACTTCTCGAGCTAGTTCAATAGTGCCGTATGTCGACGCGTCTATTACCTCAGGCGGCGGAAGGGGGATCTCGGGATAAATCGACCGTTTTGTGAATTTCCCCCAAATTTCTCCTCCAGAGACAAGTATATACTCGCCGCCTCTTAGCGCCCAGATATCTACGCCGTTTTTAGCCACCGCCTTTATTGCAGCCGCTTCGCTGGCGACGTACAGTCTATCTTTTGCAAAACCGGCATAGAGGGGACGGAAGTGTTGTGTATCTACAAAAGCGCCAAAGACAGGCCTTGGCCCCCCTACTATAAAGACCACAGCGTATGGTCCGTCAAGTCTGGCGCCTCTTACTTCTTTGCCGTACATAAGCTCTTCTACTGCCTTTTCTACACCGTATTTTTTCGAAAGTTCCCAGAGGAGATAGGCGATGGCTTCACTGTCGTTGCCGGTAAAATCTCTATAGCCGAACTCATACCTCAATAGATTTATATTTGAGCCGTAGGAGCTGAGGTCGCCGTTGTGAACTATTGCCACGTCGCCTGCTGAAAATGGGTGGCTATAGTACGGGAAGCCTCCTGGACTGTTAGTGGGGTATCTAGTATGTCCAAGCCAAGCGATAGACTTCTTTTTGTCTACTCTATACATCTCGACAAGAGCCTCTGGCCATCCGATTACCTTATATACGTCGAGCCAAGCGCTCTTCATATATACAACGCCGTTTATATCGCCATCGCCGTATTTTACAACATCGTATAAGCCGCCGGGGAGTTTATATACTTCTACTGCATCTGCCGGGGGACTTGTGGTAAAAAACTTAGTCTTTACCCAGCGCGAGGGGTTGTAGAGGGCAACGCCGGCGCCATGTTGCGTCCCCCGCTCTCTCATTACAGCAAGCGCCTTTATCACCGTATCACCTTGTATATATTCTCCATCTAGGCTATATACCCCAAAGATGCCACACATTAGATGTCTGCGATACTATGGGTTAAAAACATTTCCAAAAATATATGTAAAGTAGAACTAGATAGACGTTAGTACTAGATTATAGCCGCATTAAATTTTTGACATAACAATCATAGAGTGCAT includes:
- a CDS encoding glutamate synthase; amino-acid sequence: MCGIFGVYSLDGEYIQGDTVIKALAVMRERGTQHGAGVALYNPSRWVKTKFFTTSPPADAVEVYKLPGGLYDVVKYGDGDINGVVYMKSAWLDVYKVIGWPEALVEMYRVDKKKSIAWLGHTRYPTNSPGGFPYYSHPFSAGDVAIVHNGDLSSYGSNINLLRYEFGYRDFTGNDSEAIAYLLWELSKKYGVEKAVEELMYGKEVRGARLDGPYAVVFIVGGPRPVFGAFVDTQHFRPLYAGFAKDRLYVASEAAAIKAVAKNGVDIWALRGGEYILVSGGEIWGKFTKRSIYPEIPLPPPEVIDASTYGTIELAREVRRQLKEKGYVNVINVMGHRYIGNGMEGGVLRAWGIVGNASANVMSGGEFYIYGDAQEDLGDAMNGGLIAVYGSVGDAVGQAKRGGEIYIYGNANNRAGIQHRGGVLVIGGSAGDYLGEYMGGGVILVLRHTWQEEVGRRIGAGMVGGTIYIRGEVDKSKIGGGVDHERLDRYIRALKAAGLDVDVKKAMEDPHVRKIFSLYHHVEVRELTEEELNYLRPYVQRFNALFNEDVKIERDVFTVIRVAEFQRE